actagtcttggactagcTTTCTTAAAGCAGCATCACGTTGTATTGATCAGGTGCAGACAGTTAATCCTCACGCCACTCTTAAATACAGCACTGAGACTGAGATGTTCATAGTAACTGAAGCAATTGCTACAGCTGTGCCTGGGCATGCTTGCTTTCGAAACCACTGCAATTTCACGTcttgagcccctttcacactggcactcccaCCTGGGTGCAGACCCGTGTCACAACCCGGCGAGGTGTGAAACCACATGCCTGGATCGCATCCACGGGTTAACCCTGCTCCAATGAcccaataacaaacagccacgcccaCGTGAAGGTTTCACAAAATGATATCTTAGAAGTATACCGGGAGCCGTGATGGCAGTACAgtgtttttagatttaaaaatgacacatttttcagtttgagttcttttaagtatatggaaaactgcaaagcggtgtgtaattcaacatgttacaTTGACATTGTTCGGTgggttttattcaactttatgaagcaaaatgtgttcctTCTAGGGTGGTACAAAACTTCTGGCCACAACTGTATAAACATGCATGTGGAAAATCTTCTgtcatgttttcttgaattccCAAGTATATCACATGAAATTTAGTTTGGTAGTATTGACAGAGCTCCCAGCTGACATCagttcacatcacaaaaccatcGCACAATTTCTAGAgaaaccctggactggatggcagTGGGGTGTTCAGGTTAGGATTGAGGTGCAAGGGAAAGCACCGGTGACACATGTCTTGAATGATGAATATTGACTTGTAGTCTGTGTCTATTGCAGAACCAGAGTGTGACGCACGGCAATAACCTGTGTGGAGGAAACGATGGATCTCGACAGCATTCAATACAAGCCACACCCTGCAGAGGATTTCCCCAGTTGGTCTGGTAAGCCTCTCTCCCAAAAATTGAACTCTGCTGAGGCTTACCGTTCCTTATGGAACACAGACTTCAAAGAACTCTCTTTAAGCGATGATGAGCCAAGCCTGAACAGCCTTGCCGTCCCAGCCAGATCTCAGAAAGGAGCACACACGAATGATAGGGTGAACCAAGACCACTGCCAGTCTCCCAGAGAGGGGCAGGGGTGTGTGGATACAGCGCTGCTAGATCCTAACGAGCTTCAGATGCAGGTGGATTTTTTCCGTAAACTTGGCTACTCCTCAGATGAGATCAGAGCTGTACTCCAGAAACGGGGCTTGAATGCTGACACGAACACTGTGTTGGGGGAGCTGGTCCGGTTTGGGGCAACAGCTTCCGAAAGGGAGATGGTCCCAACAACCCCCCCAGGACCTACAGTGGTGTCCCGAGAGGAGAATTATCCAGCCGTGCCAGGTACACCGCCCCCCTCACAAGAGGATGAAAGGGACGAGGGAAGTCTGTTAAGACCAGTGGTTATTGATGGGAGCAACGTGGCTATGAGGTACAGTATTTCCAGAtctattttcttaaaaaaaaaaaaaaaaaaaaaaaaagtgtaaattctATCAATAACCTGAAATATCTGCATTTATGTTTGCATGGAATGAGTACAAGTGCAAAAAAATCTCCCAGTATACAGAAAGACAGGGAAAAAGTTATCCTTACTTTCAAATCCAAATCTTAAGCTTTCAATTTCTTTGATGGGATGGTTTGATTTCAGAAATTCAAGTTGGCGTATGAGACGCCACCGGCGATACTCCAGGGTGTCGTTGTACCAAGTTCTCTCCTTGTACATTTTGCATCATGGCAATATTCCTTATGGCTCCCACATAACAAATAGGTTTATACGCGGGACAATTCTCGCAGCTAAAAAAAACCGTAATACAACTTGCCTGACCCATCCAACAAAATTAAGAACAAGAAATGTCACTGCAAAGAGCAGAGTAACAGTTAAGTGAAGATACACAGGTTCAGGAGCATCATTTGTATTCAGGCTGTATTCTCTTCATTAACGCATCGctttctttatatttaaacatcaggcagctgtattttattttaacgttgcctaataaaagctacagtaatgCAACATTGTGtgtcatctttttattttatttatttatttttcctgcagCAGGATGGTCTCCTTATTCTCAAAgtggtttttgtcatttttacagttttcaaaacatttttggtAGATGAAGAAATATGTTCATGTAAAAGATCTAGACGTAATAATTAACATTGGAAGCAATGTCCTGTTTACTGTAGACAGAAATCCAGTAACACGTGTCAGagtgttaaaatacattatttttaatgtttttttctatatGTATTCTTACTTGTAGCGTGACATTGCAACTCCTTAATGAAGTCagtccaagacattttttttaaaagagaccaCCATGCATTTTTCATTGTAGGTTAAGCACTTTATTTTTAACGATATCTTTTTGACTAGCCTTCAGTAGGGCCACCCTTAAAGACTGTGAAGTGGCACTAGGTTGAAAAGCTTTAAGGTATAAGAGCCAGGAACAATTTGCAGTTGGAGGATACTGAATGGcactaatacatatatataatctCTTTCTGCATTTCCTTCTCCAGTAGTTCTGCACATTGTTCCTTGATGAGTAACCCAGTCAAGGCTCTGAATGCCTCACTGCTTAACCCATATTTCTAGTATGCAAATCACCATGCAAATCAGCATAGCATTTCCTTGTCTGGGAATTTTTCACAGTGTTTTGTGCCGGACGAACTGCAGCTTCAGTAGTTCTGGAGACACAGTGCTTGGCTTGCAGGGTGTGAAATGGAAACACCTTCCATTATCTCAAAGGTTACAGTTTCATTGTTTCTGTCATTTTCAGCACAAAGAATCACTTGGAGAATGTGCATGGCCCAgtgtgtggtggttttttttttttttttttttttttttttaagtaaatgagttcaaattatttttcttaatggTAATTTTATTCTTAGCAGTGCTG
The genomic region above belongs to Polyodon spathula isolate WHYD16114869_AA chromosome 32, ASM1765450v1, whole genome shotgun sequence and contains:
- the LOC121303264 gene encoding probable ribonuclease ZC3H12C; protein product: MDLDSIQYKPHPAEDFPSWSGKPLSQKLNSAEAYRSLWNTDFKELSLSDDEPSLNSLAVPARSQKGAHTNDRVNQDHCQSPREGQGCVDTALLDPNELQMQVDFFRKLGYSSDEIRAVLQKRGLNADTNTVLGELVRFGATASEREMVPTTPPGPTVVSREENYPAVPGTPPPSQEDERDEGSLLRPVVIDGSNVAMRYSISRSIFLKKKKKKKKV